In Colletotrichum higginsianum IMI 349063 chromosome 1, whole genome shotgun sequence, one genomic interval encodes:
- a CDS encoding LEM3/CDC50 family protein — protein MAIREVRFDYTRCHEIDLYDEPELMPSENTYRHFKASSTGHPLTQWKRSNQSLTFDGITKNYTMCTIDFFLPDDLQPPVLFYYHLTEFHQNHRKYVTSLDGSQLKGKSVSRGSVKDSCFPVTSSRRDGGEEKVIYPCGAIANSIFNDTFADPQRLLGPDADQPVPYAMSRTGIASDLDKELYRPTTYPVPPGPGDNDSAVIVPPPNWAERFPRGYHSGNMFNPAEDEAFMVWMRTAASPSFAKLAMRNSDEVMVRGMYRLQVFSRKF, from the exons ATGGCA ATCCGGGAAGTCCGCTTCGACTACACGAGATGTCACGAGATCGACTTGTACGACGAACCCGAACTCATGCCGAGCGAGAACACGTATAGACACTTCAAAGCTTCCTCGACTGGTCATCCCTTGACGCAGTGGAAACGAAGCAATCAGTCGCTCACGTTTGATGGGATAACCAAGAATTATACCATGTGCACAATCGACTTCTTTCTCCCCGACGATCTCCAGCCTCCAGTCCTCTTCTACTACCACTTGACCGAATTCCACCAGAATCATCGGAAATACGTCACTTCCCTGGATGGGTCACAACTGAAAGGCAAAAGCGTCAGCCGAGGATCTGTCAAGGATTCATGTTTCCCAGTCACGTCGAGCCGAAGAGATGGTGGAGAGGAGAAAGTCATCTACCCTTGCGGCGCGATAGCCAACTCCATCTTCAACGACACTTTTGCGGATCCTCAGCGGCTTCTCGGCCCGGACGCAGACCAACCTGTCCCATACGCCATGTCAAGAACCGGCATCGCCTCAGACCTGGACAAGGAGCTCTACAGGCCGACAACGTACCCGGTTCCCCCCGGACCAGGTGACAACGACAGCGCTGTCATAGTGCCGCCTCCCAACTGGGCGGAGAGGTTCCCGAGAGGCTACCACTCCGGAAACATGTTCAACCCGGCAGAGGACGAGGCATTCATGGTCTGGATGCGCACGGCCGCGTCGCCCTCTTTTGCAAAGCTGGCCATGCGGAACAGCGACGAGGTCATGGTGAGGGGGATGTATCGACTGCAGGTGTTTTCTCGTAAGTTTTGA